From the Miscanthus floridulus cultivar M001 unplaced genomic scaffold, ASM1932011v1 fs_396_2_3, whole genome shotgun sequence genome, the window CAACCCGGCCAACTCCTCCACCTACGCCAACATCCCGTGCGCGTCGCCCAACTGCTCCGTCCCCGGCGCCAACTGCTCGCGCGCCGGCCACTGCGTCTACGAGATCCATTACCGGGACTACTCCTATACCCAAGGCTACTACTCCCATGACACCCTCATCCTGGGCCACGACACCATCCAGGACTTCCGGTTCGGGTGCAGCAGTAAGAAGACATGGGGGCTGTTCGGGTGGTCGGCAGGGGTGATGGGTCTCGGCCGTGGCAAGAACTCGCTGACGATGCAGGCGTACCACAGGTACAAAGGCGTGTTCGCTTACTGCCTCCCGGCAGATCCAACCGGGACGGGATTCCTGCACTTTGGTCCGGGCGCCGCGCCAGCGCCAGGGGCCGCGAACGCGCGCCAGACGCCGATGCTGACAAACATGGGGCCGACGTTCTACTACGTGGCACTGACGGGCATCAAGGTCGGCGGGCATCTGTTGCCCGTCCAGGGCTCCGTCTTCTCCGCCGGCCGCACGCTCATTGACTCCGGCACGGTGATCACGCGACTCCCTCCCTCGGCGTACAGGCAGCTGCGGTCGGCGTTCGCCGCGGACATGGGGGTTCTCGGGTACAGCAAGGCCCCCAGCTTCTCGGTCTTGGACACCTGCTTCAACCTCACGGGGCTGCAGGGGATCATCCCGGTGCCCACGGTGTCGCTGCTTTTCCGTGGCGGCGCGACGCTGGACGTCGACAGCTCGGGGATCCTGTACGCGGTGGACGTGTCGCACGCGTGCTTGGCGTTCGCGGCCAACGGCAAGGACACCGACGTCTCTATCATCGGGAGCACGCAGCAGAAGACGTACAGCGTCCTGTACGACGTTGGCAGCAAGGTTGTCGGATTCGCCCCCGGAGCTTGCTGATCAGCTGGCTCTCACTGCTGGGTCCCAAACAACCAGCGAACTTAATTAGCACCTGCATCCACCAACACGGTCAGTGATCAGTGTGACACAATGCAAGGTCAGACTGAAGAATATAATAGTATCATCGCAACAATAAGACGGCACATTATCATTTGCCAACATCTATACGTAAGACTAGTACAAAATAGATCTATCACGTCCGTCTAAAACAACATGCGAGTAGCTGATCACACAGATCGGTTCCACTAAAACATCATGCGAGTAGATGATGACAGATNNNNNNNNNNNNNNNNNNNNNNNNNNNNNNNNNNNNNNNNNNNNNNNNNNNNNNNNNNNNNNNNNNNNNNNNNNNNNNNNNNNNNNNNNNNNNNNNNNNNNNNNNNNNNNNNNNNNNNNNNNNNNNNNNNNNNNNNNNNNNNNNNNNNNNNNNNNNNNNNNNNNNNNNNNNNNNNNNNNNNNNNNNNNNNNNNNNNNNNNNNNNNNNNNNNNNNNNNNNNNNNNNNNNNNNNNNNNNNNNNNNNNNNNNNNNNNNNNNNNNNNNNNNNNNNNNNNNNNNNNNNNNNNNNNNNNNNNNNNNNNNNNNNNNNNNNNNNNNNNNNNNNNNNNNNNNNNNNNNNNNNNNNNNNNNNNNNNNNNNNNNNNNNNNNNNNNNNNNNNNNNNNNNNNNNNNNNNNNNNNNNNNNNNNNNNNNNNNNNNNNNNNNNNNNNNNNNNNNNNNNNNNNNNNNNNNNNNNNNNNNNNNNNNNNNNNNNNNNNNNNNNNNNNNNNNNNNNNNNNNNNNNNNNNNNNNNNNNNNNNNNNNNNNNNNNNNNNNNNNNNNNNNNNNNNNNNNNNNNNNNNNNNNNNNNNNNNNNNNNNNNNNNNNNNNNNNNNNNNNNNNNNNNNNNNNNNNNNNNNNNNNNNNNNNNNNNNNNNNNNNNNNNNNNNNNNNNNNNNNNNNNNNNNNNNNNNNNNNNNNNNNNNNNNNNNNNNNNNNNNNNNNNNNNNNNNNNNNNNNNNNNNNNNNNNNNNNNNNNNNNNNNNNNNNNNNNNNNNNNNNNNNNNNNNNNNNNNNNNNNNNNNNNNNNNNNNNNNNNNNNNNNNNNNNNNNNNNNNNNNNNNNNNNNNNNNNNNNNNNNNNNNNNNNNNNNNNNNNNNNNNNNNNNNNNNNNNNNNNNNNNNNNNNNNNNNNNNNNNNNNNNNNNNNNNNNNNNNNNNNNNNNNNNNNNNNNNNNNNNNNNNNNNNNNNNNNNNNNNNNNNNNNNNNNNNNNNNNNNNNNNNNNNNNNNNNNNNNNNNNNNNNNNNNNNNNNNNNNNNNNNNNNNNNNNNNNNNNNNNNNNNNNNNNNNNNNNNNNNNNNNNNNNNNNNNNNNNNNNNNNNNNNNNNNNNNNNNNNNNNNNNNNNNNNNNNNNNNNNNNNNNNNNNNNNNNNNNNNNNNNNNNNNNNNNNNNNNNNNNNNNNNNNNNNNNNNNNNNNNNNNNNNNNNNNNNNNNNNNNNNNNNNNNNNNNNNNNNNNNNNNNNNNNNNNNNNNNNNNNNNNNNNNNNNNNNNNNNNNNNNNNNNNNNNNNNNNNNNNNNNNNNNNNNNNNNNNNNNNNNNNNNNNNNNNNNNNNNNNNNNNNNNNNNNNNNNNNNNNNNNNNNNNNNNNNNNNNNNNNNNNNNNNNNNNNNNNNNNNNNNNNNNNNNNNNNNNNNNNNNNNNNNNNNNNNNNNNNNNNNNNNNNNNNNNNNNNNNNNNNNNNNNNNNNNNNNNNNNNNNNNNNNNNNNNNNNNNNNNNNNNNNNNNNNNNNNNNNNNNNNNNNNNNNNNNNNNNNNNNNNNNNNNNNNNNNNNNNNNNNNNNNNNNNNNNNNNNNNNNNNNNNNNNNNNNNNNNNNNNNNNNNNNNNNNNNNNNNNNNNNNNNNNNNNNNNNNNNNNNNNNNNNNNNNNNNNNNNNNNNNNNNNNNNNNNNNNNNNNNNNNNNNNNNNNNNNNNNNNNNNNNNNNNNNNNNNNNNNNNNNNNNNNNNNNNNNNNNNNNNNNNNNNNNNNNNNNNNNNNNNNNNNNNNNNNNNNNNNNNNNNNNNNNNNNNNNNNNNNNNNNNNNNNNNNNNNNNNNNNNNNNNNNNNNNNNNNNNNNNNNNNNNNNNNNNNNNNNNNNNNNNNNNNNNNNNNNNNNNNNNNNNNNNNNNNNNNNNNNNNNNNNNNNNNNNNNNNNNNNNNNNNNNNNNNNNNNNNNNNNNNNNNNNNNNNNNNNNNNNNNNNNNNNNNNNNNNNNNNNNNNNNNNNNNNNNNNNNNNNNNNNNNNNNNNNNNNNNNNNNNNNNNNNNNNNNNNNNNNNNNNNNNNNNNNNNNNNNNNNNNNNNNNNNNNNNNNNNNNNNNNNNNNNNNNNNNNNNNNNNNNNNNNNNNNNNNNNNNNNNNNNNNNNNNNNNNNNNNNNNNNNNNNNNNNNNNNNNNNNNNNNNNNNNNNNNNNNNNNNNNNNNNNNNNNNNNNNNNNNNNNNNNNNNNNNNNNNNNNNNNNNNNNNNNNNNNNNNNNNNNNNNNNNNNNNNNNNNNNNNNNNNNNNNNNNNNNNNNNNNNNNNNNNNNNNNNNNNNNNNNNNNNNNNNNNNNNNNNNNNNNNNNNNNNNNNNNNNNNNNNNNNNNNNNNNNNNNNNNNNNNNNNNNNNNNNNNNNNNNNNNNNNNNNNNNNNNNNNNNNNNNNNNNNNNNNNNNNNNNNNNNNNNNNNNNNNNNNNNNNNNNNNNNNNNNNNNNNNNNNNNNNNNNNNNNNNNNNNNNNNNNNNNNNNNNNNNNNNNNNNNNNNNNNNNNNNNNNNNNNNNNNNNNNNNNNNNNNNNNNNNNNNNNNNNNNNNNNNNNNNNNNNNNNNNNNNNNNNNNNNNNNNNNNNNNNNNNNNNNNNNNNNNNNNNNNNNNNNNNNNNNNNNNNNNNNNNNNNNNNNNNNNNNNNNNNNNNNNNNNNNNNNNNNNNNNNNNNNNNNNNNNNNNNNNNNNNNNNNNNNNNNNNNNNNNNNNNNNNNNNNNNNNNNNNNNNNNNNNNNNNNNNNNNNNNNNNNNNNNNNNNNNNNNNNNNNNNNNNNNNNNNNNNNNNNNNNNNNNNNNNNNNNNNNNNNNNNNNNNNNNNNNNNNNNNNNNNNNNNNNNNNNNNNNNNNNNNNNNNNNNNNNNNNNNNNNNNNNNNNNNNNNNNNNNNNNNNNNNNNNNNNNNNNNNNNNNNNNNNNNNNNNNNNNNNNNNNNNNNNNNNNNNNNNNNNNNNNNNNNNNNNNNNNNNNNNNNNNNNNNNNNNNNNNNNNNNNNNNNNNNNNNNNNNNNNNNNNNNNNNNNNNNNNNNNNNNNNNNNNNNNNNNNNNNNNNNNNNNNNNNNNNNNNNNNNNNNNNNNNNNNNNNNNNNNNNNNNNNNNNNNNNNNNNNNNNNNNNNNNNNNNNNNNNNNNNNNNNNNNNNNNNNNNNNNNNNNNNNNNNNNNNNNNNNNNNNNNNNNNNNNNNNNNNNNNNNNNNNNNNNNNNNNNNNNNNNNNNNNNNNNNNNNNNNNNNNNNNNNNNNNNNNNNNNNNNNNNNNNNNNNNNNNNNNNNNNNNNNNNNNNNNNNNNNNNNNNNNNNNNNNNNNNNNNNNNNNNNNNNNNNNNNNNNNNNNNNNNNNNNNNNNNNNNNNNNNNNNNNNNNNNNNNNNNNNNNNNNNNNNNNNNNNNNNNNNNNNNNNNNNNNNNNNNNNNNNNNNNNNNNNNNNNNNNNNNNNNNNNNNNNNNNNNNNNNNNNNNNNNNNNNNNNNNNNNNNNNNNNNNNNNNNNNNNNNNNNNNNNNNNNNNNNNNNNNNNNNNNNNNNNNNNNNNNNNNNNNNNNNNNNNNNNNNNNNNNNNNNNNNNNNNNNNNNNNNNNNNNNNNNNNNNNNNNNNNNNNNNNNNNNNNNNNNNNNNNNNNNNNNNNNNNNNNNNNNNNNNNNNNNNNNNNNNNNNNNNNNNNNNNNNNNNNNNNNNNNNNNNNNNNNNNNNNNNNNNNNNNNNNNNNNNNNNNNNNNNNNNNNNNNNNNNNNNNNNNNNNNNNNNNNNNNNNNNNNNNNNNNNNNNNNNNNNNNNNNNNNNNNNNNNNNNNNNNNNNNNNNNNNNNNNNNNNNNNNNNNNNNNNNNNNNNNNNNNNNNNNNNNNNNNNNNNNNNNNNNNNNNNNNNNNNNNNNNNNNNNNNNNNNNNNNNNNNNNNNNNNNNNNNNNNNNNNNNNNNNNNNNNNNNNNNNNNNNNNNNNNNNNNNNNNNNNNNNNNNNNNNNNNNNNNNNNNNNNNNNNNNNNNNNNNNNNNNNNNNNNNNNNNNNNNNNNNNNNNNNNNNNNNNNNNNNNNNNNNNNNNNNNNNNNNNNNNNNNNNNNNNNNNNNNNNNNNNNNNNNNNNNNNNNNNNNNNNNNNNNNNNNNNNNNNNNNNNNNNNNNNNNNNNNNNNNNNNNNNNNNNNNNNNNNNNNNNNNNNNNNNNNNNNNNNNNNNNNNNNNNNNNNNNNNNNNNNNNNNNNNNNNNNNNNNNNNNNNNNNNNNNNNNNNNNNNNNNNNNNNNNNNNNNNNNNNNNNNNNNNNNNNNNNNNNNNNNNNNNNNNNNNNNNNNNNNNNNNNNNNNNNNNNNNNNNNNNNNNNNNNNNNNNNNNNNNNNNNNNNNNNNNNNNNNNNNNNNNNNNNNNNNNNNNNNNNNNNNNNNNNNNNNNNNNNNNNNNNNNNNNNNNNNNNNNNNNNNNNNNNNNNNNNNNNNNNNNNNNNNNNNNNNNNNNNNNNNNNNNNNNNNNNNNNNNNNNNNNNNNNNNNNNNNNNNNNNNNNNNNNNNNNNNNNNNNNNNNNNNNNNNNNNNNNNNNNNNNNNNNNNNNNNNNNNNNNNNNNNNNNNNNNNNNNNNNNNNNNNNNNNNNNNNNNNNNNNNNNNNNNNNNNNNNNNNNNNNNNNNNNNNNNNNNNNNNNNNNNNNNNNNNNNNNNNNNNNNNNNNNNNNNNNNNNNNNNNNNNNNNNNNNNNNNNNNNNNNNNNNNNNNNNNNNNNNNNNNNNNNNNNNNNNNNNNNNNNNNNNNNNNNNNNNNNNNNNNNNNNNNNNNNNNNNNNNNNNNNNNNNNNNNNNNNNNNNNNNNNNNNNNNNNNNNNNNNNNNNNNNNNNNNNNNNNNNNNNNNNNNNNNNNNNNNNNNNNNNNNNNNNNNNNNNNNNNNNNNNNNNNNNNNNNNNNNNNNNNNNNNNNNNNNNNNNNNNNNNNNNNNNNNNNNNNNNNNNNNNNNNNNNNNNNNNNNNNNNNNNNNNNNNNNNNNNNNNNNNNNNNNNNNNNNNNNNNNNNNNNNNNNNNNNNNNNNNNNNNNNNNNNNNNNNNNNNNNNNNNNNNNNNNNNNNNNNNNNNNNNNNNNNNNNNNNNNNNNNNNNNNNNNNNNNNNNNNNNNNNNNNNNNNNNNNNNNNNNNNNNNNNNNNNNNNNNNNNNNNNNNNNNNNNNNNNNNNNNNNNNNNNNNNNNNNNNNNNNNNNNNNNNNNNNNNNNNNNNNNNNNNNNNNNNNNNNNNNNNNNNNNNNNNNNNNNNNNNNNNNNNNNNNNNNNNNNNNNNNNNNNNNNNNNNNNNNNNNNNNNNNNNNNNNNNNNNNNNNNNNNNNNNNNNNNNNNNNNNNNNNNNNNNNNNNNNNNNNNNNNNNNNNNNNNNNNNNNNNNNNNNNNNNNNNNNNNNNNNNNNNNNNNNNNNNNNNNNNNNNNNNNNNNNNNNNNNNNNNNNNNNNNNNNNNNNNNNNNNNNNNNNNNNNNNNNNNNNNNNNNNNNNNNNNNNNNNNNNNNNNNNNNNNNNNNNNNNNNNNNNNNNNNNNNNNNNNNNNNNNNNNNNNNNNNNNNNNNNNNNNNNNNNNNNNNNNNNNNNNNNNNNNNNNNNNNNNNNNNNNNNNNNNNNNNNNNNNNNNNNNNNNNNNNNNNNNNNNNNNNNNNNNNNNNNNNNNNNNNNNNNNNNNNNNNNNNNNNNNNNNNNNNNNNNNNNNNNNNNNNNNNNNNNNNNNNNNNNNNNNNNNNNNNNNNNNNNNNNNNNNNNNNNNNNNNNNNNNNNNNNNNNNNNNNNNNNNNNNNNNNNNNNNNNNNNNNNNNNNNNNNNNNNNNNNNNNNNNNNNNNNNNNNNNNNNNNNNNNNNNNNNNNNNNNNNNNNNNNNNNNNNNNNNNNNNNNNNNNNNNNNNNNNNNNNNNNNNNNNNNNNNNNNNNNNNNNNNNNNNNNNNNNNNNNNNNNNNNNNNNNNNNNNNNNNNNNNNNNNNNNNNNNNNNNNNNNNNNNNNNNNNNNNNNNNNNNNNNNNNNNNNNNNNNNNNNNNNNNNNNNNNNNNNNNNNNNNNNNNNNNNNNNNNNNNNNNNNNNNNNNNNNNNNNNNNNNNNNNNNNNNNNNNNNNNNNNNNNNNNNNNNNNNNNNNNNNNNNNNNNNNNNNNNNNNNNNNNNNNNNNNNNNNNNNNNNNNNNNNNNNNNNNNNNNNNNNNNNNNNNNNNNNNNNNNNNNNNNNNNNNNNNNNNNNNNNNNNNNNNNNNNNNNNNNNNNNNNNNNNNNNNNNNNNNNNNNNNNNNNNNNNNNNNNNNNNNNNNNNNNNNNNNNNNNNNNNNNNNNNNNNNNNNNNNNNNNNNNNNNNNNNNNNNNNNNNNNNNNNNNNNNNNNNNNNNNNNNNNNNNNNNNNNNNNNNNNNNNNNNNNNNNNNNNNNNNNNNNNNNNNNNNNNNNNNNNNNNNNNNNNNNNNNNNNNNNNNNNNNNNNNNNNNNNNNNNNNNNNNNNNNNNNNNNNNNNNNNNNNNNNNNNNNNNNNNNNNNNNNNNNNNNNNNNNNNNNNNNNNNNNNNNNNNNNNNNNNNNNNNNNNNNNNNNNNNNNNNNNNNNNNNNNNNNNNNNNNNNNNNNNNNNNNNNNNNNNNNNNNNNNNNNNNNNNNNNNNNNNNNNNNNNNNNNNNNNNNNNNNNNNNNNNNNNNNNNNNNNNNNNNNNNNNNNNNNNNNNNNNNNNNNNNNNNNNNNNNNNNNNNNNNNNNNNNNNNNNNNNNNNNNNNNNNNNNNNNNNNNNNNNNNNNNNNNNNNNNNNNNNNNNNNNNNNNNNNNNNNNNNNNNNNNNNNNNNNNNNNNNNNNNNNNNNNNNNNNNNNNNNNNNNNNNNNNNNNNNNNNNNNNNNNNNNNNNNNNNNNNNNNN encodes:
- the LOC136531634 gene encoding aspartyl protease family protein At5g10770-like; the encoded protein is MAASCRRLNCHGCWLIPLHLLLAALVPRAGAGGVLGAEDVDSIAGATSWPAPQASTGRRMPVVHQHGQYSPLADKNGQVAHMEILSTDQRRVENIRRRVSETTSGGRVKQKHGASSPPVQQQQQLIQSSSASDSIPANSSTALPASSGSDLKTGNYVVAIGLGTPSERFTVALDTGSNMAWVQCKPCMEFCHRQAEPLFNPANSSTYANIPCASPNCSVPGANCSRAGHCVYEIHYRDYSYTQGYYSHDTLILGHDTIQDFRFGCSSKKTWGLFGWSAGVMGLGRGKNSLTMQAYHRYKGVFAYCLPADPTGTGFLHFGPGAAPAPGAANARQTPMLTNMGPTFYYVALTGIKVGGHLLPVQGSVFSAGRTLIDSGTVITRLPPSAYRQLRSAFAADMGVLGYSKAPSFSVLDTCFNLTGLQGIIPVPTVSLLFRGGATLDVDSSGILYAVDVSHACLAFAANGKDTDVSIIGSTQQKTYSVLYDVGSKVVGFAPGAC